In Strix aluco isolate bStrAlu1 chromosome 17, bStrAlu1.hap1, whole genome shotgun sequence, the genomic stretch ttgatttttgtccCTGGAGTAGGCGATaacaatgatttctgtttaaagtAAATGAGTTTTAAAAGTGGTTTCTTGGTGATAGTTACTAGAAGTATGTGTGGCTGTAAATTTTTCTGTACCTGTTTTCAAGTAGCCAGTCTGGTAtgttctctctgttttttttgttgtttttctttttttaagtttagtAACATTGGTGCGACAGCCGTCAGAACTGATAGGTGTTCCTCTTCATCAGCAAGAAAACAAGTGTGCTGCATTGGGGAAAAATAAGACTTTACCTGCCACGCCTACTTTACAGTTCACATGCCCGATACTTACTATGAATGCATGTTCTACTGCTGGAAGTGCTAATCCTTCTCAAACACAGGTAGATAACCTATTCACCTCTACTTGTACTCTGCTAATTTCAAATGCTCTTGATGTTAACCTCTTAGGTGTGATATAATTCTAAAGGTTTGTGTTAAAAGTGTGACTTGGTTTGAATAGGGATGATCAGAATGATCTGTAATGCAATTTACTTACGTTAATCTTTAAGACTCCATCAAAAATACTTAAATGTGACATTTGTCATAACATGCATCCAGGTAATGATCAGTGGCCATTAGATTTCTTACTAGAAAGATTTCTTCCTCGAGTTTATCAGTGTATCATCACCTTCATCTacacaagacaagaaaaagatACTTAATACCATTTTCTATGGTTCttgtttttctaattaattttgatgaaaaagcttttttttttttttgccccccctaCTCGCAGTAACCTCTGAAGCAAGAGTGATAGCATGGCACTTGGAAATGTCAGCAGTATTCCAAAAATATTCATCAGTCTGTCCAAATCCCACGGTTGTGTGCAGAAGTAACTGGGATTTACTGAATCACAGGGCTAAAACTTAAGAAGTTAATGTGAAGATATCAAAATAGGTTCTTTTTGATGTATATAGTCCTCCGTCCTCCAAGtattttctctttagttttcCCAGACCTCTGGAACGTCTTGCACTATTTTGGAAGCTGCCAAACAGCAGGACCTTGGGATACCCAAGACATTGTCTTTCTGCTATCAGGAAATCGAATCCACAAAACAGACAGTAGGTGCTATGAATAAAGCTTTGCCTGAGGAAGGTTGGATTAAAGTTGGAGGTAAACCATTTATCTTCTTTCCACTTAGCTTTCTCTTGCCCTTCAAATCTacaatttttcctgaatttttgtgttttctagaATGAGTATGATTTTAGTGAACCATATGAGGTGTGTTTTTTATGTCTGAGATGTGCTATAGGTGATATGGGACTAGATTTCTCCAGAAAAGTTCAACACCTGTGAGTTTAGCTATACTTCCAAAATTCTTTAGCACTTCAGCTTGAAATGAGAAAACCTGAGGTTTCTTTCTACACTTTTTGACCCCAAAGTTGATACAGCAGATCCAGTCAGTATCCAGCTGAAGAATATTTAAAGGACTGCCTCAAATGCTTATGAAAGGGAGGCATGATCTCAGTGGGTTCTCTGAGAAAATAGAAGTTAGGCGGATTTTGAAGCAGCAAGCAGTGCCTTAGGGCTTCTGAAGGACATGCCTTGCTGTAAGAGTTGATCTCGGTTGGCAATAAAGCTTCAAAGATTATTCCACGTAactaaagcaacaaaaaaaaattttctgtgaTAAGTGGGTTATAAGTGggttcttcttttcctctttgtttttccaAGAAGACACCTTATGCAAGCAAGAGCTGAACAGAAGTTGCAGCCATGCAGGCCCACTGGATCCAAACACAGATCGCAAACCTCTTGGTGAAATTCAGAATGTACGCCAGAGCAGCACGGCTGCCCAGGGCCCCTGGCAGCCAGCGCCGTCCCGTCCGAGCACGCAGGCACAAGGTGGGACACAGGATGGAGTCACCCAGCGGAGAGAAAGACACAACCGCATGGAGAGGGACAGAAGGTAATTTCTGTGGAGAGTGGCAACGCAAAGTTTTTGAAACCTAAAATACTGGAATACTCAGGTCATTATCCAGAGTAAAATGTAAATTTGACATACTTTGTTTTACCTTGAAAAAGCAATGCGGGTGGTGAGGGGTTGGTGTTTGTTAGACGAAAAGCATACCGTATGTTTCATTGTGGTAGTCTTCAGGGTTTTTTGCACTAtaaacaaaaagattttgaaacatttaacCAGTTCTATAAAGATAAGGTAACTTGTGTATAACACGACTAATATACAAATACAAAGCTTGTACCAAACAAAAAGAAGTCCCCAAAGTCCGTGGCTTGTAGCACATGTGAgtagtcttcctttttttatttttttccttccttctggcCCATGGGTTGGTAACCTTTGGTATTTGCCTGCAGGCGCAGAATCCGCTTTTGTTGTGATGAACTGAATCTTCTGGTTCCATTCTGTACTGTTGATACTGATAAAGCAACAACTTTAGAATGGACAACTGCGTTTCTGAAGTACATTCAGGAACAGCATGGTGATTCTATGAAACAGGTTTTAaatctaatttcatttttgttcttgataaaaatgtgaaatgttttaaagCTATCGTAGCTAAAAGTCTATGGAATGCTTCTGCTTGATGCTGTTTGTGAAGGACCACTGTATCCTTGAACTTTCCTTTACTTCTTTGTCTTAATAGCTGGTTCAGTTCAGTAGTGTGAAATCATAGGGTGTCCTCAGTCAGGGTTTTCaataagattttaaattttttttttttttttaattagcccAGTTCCTGAGTGTGTTACTGTCCGAACAGCAATGTAGAATTGAGGTCTTCTTCAGCcattcttcccctccccttcattttctctcctttccaccTCTTTCAGAGCTGCCTTCTAGTTAGTTTTCATGAACTAGTAGTTAAGGGATGGGATTCACGCTATCTCAAAGTGGGTGAGAGTAGTAAAGGGTTATGTGCCTTTTAAGCAGCTCCTGTGCTACCACACCAGCACTTGCAGCCCCAGATAATTCTGGCTCTGCTGAGTATCTTAAGAGAGCAGCTGGAGCGTGTGTGGGAAAACCTGCTTGTCTAGGTACTGGTGTGGCCCCTCAGCACTGCCTGTTAAagctgggtggtttttttttcctaagacacTAGTTAAACAAAAACATAGATCTCAAGTAAATATCTACATTAAACATAATTGCTATTTGTcttttgtgtgttgctttttaGGAATTTGAGACTGTGTTCTGTGGTAAAACAGGCAGGAGACTAAAAACAGCAGGATCAGACTCATTTGTAACACATCCAGTGCAGGAAAACAAGCATGGCTTTGGAGACCAAGCAGTCTGAGCTGACTGCCTTGGACTCTACGACGTGTGGCTAACAACGGCCcaaactggtttttattttctttgtttacatgctgtatattaattagaaaatataacttgtaaaaatatataaatagcactttaaagaaaatcttctctattcaaaatggaaatgaaagttAAGTAGCAGCAATAGAAATCAGTGCTGTTAAAGGAGCTTTGGGACTCGAAGCTACAAGAAAATGTCATGACAGCtaagtatttttcccctttaattataaaaaatttgctctttttctgtttgtcattctgctttggggtttttttgttgtggtttgttgtttgttttttttaaaaagatgatccAGTACAGTTAAGAATAGGTGTAGAACTTCAATCTGTCCTGTTATTTTAATGACTAGATGTAAATGTAGTGttcaaatgtaaaaagaaattaaagttacCGTAGTATAATGcccattttttccattaaaaatttaAGTTCTATCAGTTAATTGAATAAGTGCATAGTTTTAACATGCTTGGCCCTGAAGTGTAGTAGTGGTGTTAGCatttttttaagatacagtaCTATTTTTAATGTCTATCACACAACTGTCCACAAGTTTGTGTATTGTTACTTTAGTCCGAGTGGCATATTGTAAACAGTAGATTATTTAAATGCACAAactgttttcatatttaaagataaatatgACTCCTTTGTTCATAGGCTTTAGCATATAGGGCAGACATAGAGTAGTgtgttttactaatttttttaaatagatgataCTAGCAGGTTTTAAAGTATAAAAAGgtctctgaaaataaatactgttttgaatCACGGATATGGACAATTTTGCATCAATTTATTTCCAAACAAGCCTAGTAAAACCAGTTCTGGAAAACAGAGTTCAGCTGAGTTAATCTGATGTGTATAATGACACTTACATCATCAcgaagaaaaggttaaaaaaaaaatctcattttatttttacaacagTTCATACAGGTGTTTTTGgctggacttcagaagagcatcCTTTCTTACTTGGGGTTTCATTCACAATTACTGTGCAAATAGCTTAAGTAGAGGTCATGAAAATGCTGTTAGTTGATTTCCTTTATTATCATATGGAAATATACAAAAATTCTCCCctgtaaattaaaatatatacattacaCCTTTTGCAGAACTGGATTGCAAGAGGATTACTATTTACTAGTCTTGGCAAGTATTTGAGGTGCAATCTGATAACTGACAGCATATACATAAGCAATGGTCTTTACTTAGGCCAGAATCTTAAGATAAGAAAGTACTGGATGTTTAAATACCTAATTTCACTGATGAAAGTAGCAGTTCGGTGCCTGAATACCTTAAGAACATGTGTTTTAGTGCACAAACCTGCATAACTGAAGTCAGGGGAGCAGCACCAAGGAATTCACTTGACAAGGCTCAAACGTTTATAGAGAAAAGTTGTGATCTTTAGTACATTGTTAGGGGGGTGATGGTACAAAGGAACAATGCTTCCTCTTGCAGGTCTCTTGAacaaagggagaaagggaaggtgaGGTTGTTTAGCAGtaaaaatgctggaaaataattgtgggggaggagaaaatactCATAAAGCATCTTTTAATTAAAGTTTTCATCTGATGCTTTCTTTTCCATAGAACTGTGTCAAAGTCTCCACTTAATATAACAGAAGGAACATCTGTCCATTTATCACTAGGAGGATTCTGTCTGTTTTCTTACAATGCACCGTTTATTTAAATAGTCAGTCACTTCTCCACTTCTTGTACTGTTTTCTTATGATTTTTTGGAAGTCGATGCTCCAACAGCTCCCATGCAAGCTGATGTGTCACATATTCCGGGAGTTCCCTGAGCCCCAATAGCACCAGGAGTCCCAGGATCCCCTGGAAGACCGGGTTCACCCTGAGCACCGTCACGGCCATTTTTCGTAATTCCAGGTACACCAGGTGGTCCTaaacaagaaggggaaaaagatgacaattatttccttttttttaaaaaaatatatgtatatatgtgtgttacTTCTAGAGTTCTTAAAATACTTTGAGTATCTGTACATTGGACTTGTTCTGGCCTGTTGAATACAAGGTGTTGAATAAATTTAGCCTGAATCTGGAGTATGTGCATTGGATTTTTTAGAGAACTTCTGGCTTTACTGGAACTACCTCAGTTAGGGTATGACACCATGAATAAGAACAAGTAATTTGTAACTGGAATTATTTTATATCATGCCTGAATAGTTTGCTCAAGGGATGTCCTGGATGTGTGACCTTGCAGCTTCCTCCTTGTGACAACAGGAGTGCTCACAACTGTCCCTCCTCCATGGCCACCAGCTTGCTCCTCAGGCACCTCCTGAGGCCTAGCTGTAATTAACATCCCGAGGAAGGGGAGTCAAGAGAACAACGAGATACAGAACATCTCCCTGACATTACAGATAAGGAGTTTCCTTTATACCTGTGTCTAATTTCAAAAACGTGCTCACTATGAAATACATAGTTTGTTTTGtggcaaaaataatttctgctttggGTGGACTCAAGctattattatttcctttttccttcagatgccaaaataattcacaaacCACTAATTTCCATAAGAGCAGTTTTCTGAAGTACTATACGATATGATTGTGTCTCCCTGAGGGACAGCTATAGCAGGTGGTCTATAAACCTGCATTTCTGTCTTAGCTACGATGGAGAGGTGGTGCCTGAATCTTTTTATTCATGTAAGTGATGAACTGTGTCTGCTGTTCCTCTCCTTATATTTCAGGAGTAGGATAAATGCTCTCAATATCTAATATGTGAAACATGGTGTCTTTTTAcatgctttggaaaagaaaacatttatggaTTAATGCAATTATTTTATAGAAGAATCTAAGACAACTGGGTGCAAATATTCTGGTTTTAGGAAGTGATACGGGTGCAGAGCCTGCTGTTGGTGCCTATAGCTTATTCATTGTACAGATGTAATCACAATTAGAAAAGCTGCTTTAAGAGGTGagcaaaataaagaatattcTTCCAAGTTTCTAAGAGATATTCATTAATTTGCACAAATTAATATTTGAATCGTTTGAGAAAGCATTCATGACTTCAGGAACTGGGATTATAGCCAGGTACGGAGCAGTGACACCACTGTCTCTCAAAATCATTACACTAGGAACTTATATTTGTTTCTGGTAAAATTAAATGTTGTCCCTGATTTCTCCTGTTTGATCCAGAAACACGAACTGTATTTTGGAGGACTGTAGCTGGTGGCCCAGGCCGCAGCTTTCGCTGCAGCCGTTCTTTAAGCGGAGCATCAGAGACATGTCCATgaggaagcaggcagcaggcacaATCCTTTTGCCTTAATCTGGAGCCAGAGCCTCACAGGTGTTACACACCTTTACATGAACTGCTACACTACTTGTTAATTAACTAGTTAGTTACTGCATATGAAGTACCACTGGAAAGAATAACCTCCAGCTACGTGGGTGAAGTTAAGAAGAGTTCTGACATCCCAATCTATAAAAGCTCCTGACCTTTCACAGCCATTAGTGGAAGAAACCAAGAACACATGAAGAACCTGGCTGTTCCAGCAGCCTTTTCTCAGAAACAGCCTCCAAAACATTTAGGACTAGACAGGAGTGGTGTGAAGAGGGGATGTGCTAATTAAGTTCTATTGTTCAAACCATCTGTACCTGCTGTACCCACAAGGAAAACCACCCTGCAATCACAGGGACAAAGTGATTATAAGATACTGCCACTGATATGCAGAGCTGTCCCTTGTAAGCTTTTACTTTAGTCATGGTTTATTAAGTGATTTGCACAACCTTACCTTGAAGTCCTTGATCACCATCGGGCCCATCAATACCTTGACCAGCAGGTCCTTTATCTCCCTTTTCACCCGTGTCACCTTTAATCGTAAACAGACAATTTCAACAGTGAGTTgtgtgctgcagctggagccagggacaggaaggggaaaaacaaaaactcGAAATCCTCAGGACGTTGCCAGGATCTTTGCTTACACTGCATCCCTAAAGATGCAGAACTGCTCCCTGGAACTCCACCCACTGCCCAAGGCCTCATCTTTTTTCCTCCGCTGCTGAAATTAGTACAAGTTTGCAATTTATTTCAGCGGGCATCAAAAAGAAGCAGGTTGGTTTAGTCTTACCTCTAGGACCAGGATCACCAAGTTCTCCTGTTGGGCCTCTGTATCCGGGGGGCCCACGAGGACCAGGATGTCCAACACTTCCCACGGCTCCAGGAGGACCCGGGGGACCAGCTGGGCCAGGACGACCCGTCATTCCCGGAGACAAGGGCTTTCGCAGATTAGCAGCTAACTGTGCAATTTGATCTGAAAAGAACAACGAAAAACTGCGTGTCCGACGTTTTCACTCTTTGCTTGGCTGTCGTCTGCCACCGCGTGTGCTTCGTCGAGTGAGCAGCTAAAGCAGCGCTGCCTGCTTGTGAGATCTCACTCCCTGCCGCTCCTACACACCTACTGCTTCTGCAGAAGGAATCACTGAATCTCTCCTCTCAGCTCATCTGTGGCTTTTAGGGGTTTTTTACATCTCCACAGAGGGAGATTTTGGTCAGAAATCTGCAGGTTTTTAAGCCATTGATATTTCCTAAACCACTTTAAAAGATGTCAAGTATTCTAGAAAACGAtaagtaaaacacattttctgaaacaaGCTTTCAGAGTTTTAACTTCATCCCAAATGGTGAACGTAACCCCTAAATGCAGCACAGTAACTCCAAAGGAAGATGAAGACCCCTTGGGAGCCGGCCCGGATCGTGCCCCAGGAGAGGGGGGTGCCACGCAGGGGGCAGCTGAAGTTCAGAACCACCCAGGTTGGGGCAGATGGTCTCACCGCCTGGGGCTTGGCCACACACGTGCACAATCACAgaatcaaggttggaaaagaccttgaagatcaccttgtccaaccattaacctcacactgacagttctcaactacaccctATCCTTAATACTTACAATACTTGTGTCCATGCTGCTTTCAGCACACTTTGTATGTTGCCATGATGAATCATTTATAAATACTAATTTTAGAAAAGTGAAAGACAACCCAGACAACAAGGTGACCTCCTGAAGAATCTCCTtacattaaagatttttttttttttcatattaagaaAGAATAACAACAAATCTCAGGAGCCACCTTATGTTCAGGATCTACTCATCTTCAGCTAAATACCGTAATTAGAGTCAGTTTTCTCTCAGTAATACTCACCATTTATCATTTCCCCACAGAGTTCTCTTATATGTTGTTCACTGGCCTCTTTGCCCTGCAATTCACAGAAGAATCTGTCCTTACACAAACCACGTTATCAATAATAATCCCTGACAGAAGCTTCAGGCCACGAAACACCTTTCCAGCAGCTCAGTAAGCAGCAGGGGATCCCTCATGGCGAGGAGGGGGTTTTCCCCTCTTCAGAAGATGACAGCTTCAATTCAGAAGCTCTGTCATACTAATGGCAGAGATTAATTTTAATGTTAGGCCAGATGTTTAATCTGGGGCTTATTTGGCCTTTCCTGGACCAAGACAGAGGTCTAACATTTGAGGTAGATAATGggacttgtatttttaaatgaccaACTTCTAACTGACTTTTGTAATGAGAACAGTGACTCGTAGCCTGTTCCAATGGACGCAGATAATCTGTTCGGGTATCACTGTGAGAGAAGATTAATTCTCCAAGTCACACATTCTAGGGGACTTTAATTCTGAAGCTTGCCAACTGTTAATCTTTTTGCAAGACCATTAGCTTGCACGCACAGTTACCTACTTCTGCCTGCTCAAATGCAGgaccttattttttaaacatgcacCTAAACTCCACGatccatttatttccttcagaGACTCCGTGACGGTGCCCCAGGAGCTGATACTACTTACAGGAGGCCCAGGTTTTCCCGTGATGCCAGGAACGCCTCTCTCCCCCTGATGGCCCATGGGCCCTGGATGTCCTGGGATCCCTGGTGCTCCAGCTGTCCCATTAGGTCCTTGGACACCTTTGGGACCGAGTTCTCCTCTTTTTCCTGGCtgtaataaagaagaaaaaaaaaaaaaaacacttaaaatggaAGACATGGTCCGTTCTTTTCTCATTGGGATTAGTTAAGCCTTTCTTCAGGTTTCCCTAACTGCTCTGGCTGACCATGGACATTTCTTACATCGTATCGGTGGTTTTACATATATAGGTCATGATAACATGAGTCCTCGCTGTATCAAAATTATCAAACACATTTGAATGTTTTGAACGCCACAAAAAGTTGTCATTGTCATAAATTTCACAGCATGACCATGAAAAAAACATGATTCTAGGAAACGATGCCAGAACACAGCATCAAAAGATGCCATAAGCATGTTTACTCCCAAACTTTTCGGGTCATGAGCCCGCAATGTCTGACACATACCTCTCCTTTTTGGCCAGGGGGACCAAAGGGACCctgtcagaaagaaaagggaaataagaAAGAATGATCCATTCAGAAAACACACATCTAAAGTCAAATCTCCCAGGCTCTGGGAAGCTGCGATGACTCGTACGTGGCACCTAACGGGCTTTTCTAGCAAAGGGGCCAGGAATGGCAAGAGGGTGCTGGAGACCAGACTCAGCCCCGGCACAACAGGGAGAGGACTCTAACGTCCAGACTGAACGTGGTCCAGGCAGCCCAGCGACTTCGTGAGCTGGCCCAAACGCCCCGTGGACAGAGCAGTGTCATGACAAACCAGTGCTGACACGCCACCGGTCTGTGAAGGCCACGCTGGCCGTCGGTGCTCGCTAAGGACAGGAGGAGAGCTGATGCACACCGTGAAAACGGCGGCGGAAAGGCTTGGGTTGCCttctcctgctcccagccagcaggGTGGGAGATCTCGGACGGTTAATTCTGACTGACCACGTTAGTTCTGGATATGTGGTTCTCTAGACTCATGTGTTATTTGAGGAGTCAATTCTACTGCATGTAAGGACACCTACCAGTTCTCCTTTGTCACCTGGGAGGCCATCTGCTCCAGCAATGCCCTGAAAGGGAGATACTGGAATTAACCCTGCACCTACTGGTGCATAAAGATTATTGGCAGTGAGGCTCACCCTGAGACTTGGATAACCTCAACTCCTGAGGGAGATGGGGGCACTTAGCAACTTATACAGCTGCTCTGGCAAGAGGAAGTTCTCTCTTCCCAAAGCTGATCTCTACAGTAGCTGCTCTGCTGACAATGGCACTCGTTGCTGTTGAATTCAGCCTTTCATCCAAGTTCCAGCTTGCACAAGGACAAGGTGCCCTTTGCAACAAGCCGGTACTTGGATGAAAGGCAGAATTCATACAAATGAGAGCCCTGATGGGGTGGCCATAAAAGACATCCATGGGCTGGCACTGCCATTCCTCGTACAAGGAATCTAAATTTCAGGTTCCCCAGTTGTGGGTCTCACAGGAAGCATGGGTTTGCAATGACAGCAAAGTGTTCAGTGTCCAGCTATGTCCTCCAGGCTTCCTCGGTAGAAAGTCACTGCAGAACAGCTTCATGGCACCCTTAAACAGAAGCAATCATCACTCGGTGAGGACCACCCCCTCTCATTATTTTTACTAGCCATGATCCACTGGCTGATGAGCTCCATGAAGCCGACAGCAGCGTGTGCCATTGGAGCATCGCCGGGGACCACACGACCCGCTGAGTCTGCTGCCACCGGCCACACGGGCAGCGCTTCCCACGCCGAGcgctctgcagcagagctggcttaTTACACGGTAATTAGAGCAGATAATGAACATTGTTATGGTGACTCTATGGCTTCAGAGAGGAAGTTATTTCAAGACAAACAGAGATTAGGTTGGTCTTTCCCTTAGCAACAGAGACCACACAGACACTGACAGTGGTAAACAAAACAAGCAATGCTTGCTGGAAAAGCCCTTGCTTTCTGCAAAACCAGTCATGCATTAATGAAAGTCATATATTTGATGAAAACTGGCTCAAAAGCTCATCGCTGAGATTAATCCAACTATGGAAGTTAAGCAGCAAAAAGTAAAAGATTAAATTAGTCTATTAGCGTGCCAGGCTTTGAGGCTAGGATGAATCCTCTTCATCAGGCACATGAAGTTCAGTGAAAAGCTGCACTTCTAAACTTAACTCAGGAGGAGTCTGATGTGAGGAGCTCATACACGGCATACCTCGTGGTTACAAAACACACAGCAAGAGTCTAGCATTTTTATCACGGCGTTTTCACATGCCTCCATTAGAACAGACTACATCTCTTTCACCAACGCAGGAAAAACAGGACCAAAGAGGGTTTTGTTGGTGCCTGCTccagaatattttcatttaaggGAGGAAAAGCAGTTGCGTGTCAAAGGCTGCGCCTAAGGTACGGTTTAAATGCCTCTGCTGACTTACAGCATGAAATTTATCACTTACCTGGTTACCTTTGGGACC encodes the following:
- the TCFL5 gene encoding transcription factor-like 5 protein isoform X1 — protein: MSGPAPEEPQTSTPQSTAGAPDPAPGAVGPGGSSEVSFGEQNLSFTTTDVSLVEMMEIEYTQLQRILYSHTEARASEGEVEARLNSFSLPGNSADPPLQQSSQNTSQEECSSNCSGNQSVYPVSGQSGFPSDSSLPSSNPRLGCTDFQELRMMLFSESNLSSSQTEKTPNNSSVEVSGHSLVKVKHSENFVGMNKGSTLAENSAPAPEPRSKSAVRVRLEDRFNSIQTENQEPQESGVNLNNLVTLVRQPSELIGVPLHQQENKCAALGKNKTLPATPTLQFTCPILTMNACSTAGSANPSQTQFSQTSGTSCTILEAAKQQDLGIPKTLSFCYQEIESTKQTVGAMNKALPEEGWIKVGEDTLCKQELNRSCSHAGPLDPNTDRKPLGEIQNVRQSSTAAQGPWQPAPSRPSTQAQGGTQDGVTQRRERHNRMERDRRRRIRFCCDELNLLVPFCTVDTDKATTLEWTTAFLKYIQEQHGDSMKQEFETVFCGKTGRRLKTAGSDSFVTHPVQENKHGFGDQAV
- the TCFL5 gene encoding transcription factor-like 5 protein isoform X2 — its product is MSGPAPEEPQTSTPQSTAGAPDPAPGAVGPGGSSEVSFGEQNLSFTTTDVSLVEMMEIEYTQLQRILYSHTEARASEGEVEARLNSFSLPGNSADPPLQQSSQNTSQEECSSNCSGNQSVYPVSGQSGFPSDSSLPSSNPRLGCTDFQELRMMLFSESNLSSSQTEKTPNNSSVEVSGHSLVKVKHSENFVGMNKGSTLAENSAPAPEPRSKSAVRVRLEDRFNSIQTENQEPQESGVNLNNLVTLVRQPSELIGVPLHQQENKCAALGKNKTLPATPTLQFTCPILTMNACSTAGSANPSQTQFSQTSGTSCTILEAAKQQDLGIPKTLSFCYQEIESTKQTVGAMNKALPEEGWIKVGEDTLCKQELNRSCSHAGPLDPNTDRKPLGEIQNVRQSSTAAQGPWQPAPSRPSTQAQGGTQDGVTQRRERHNRMERDRRRRIRFCCDELNLLVPFCTVDTDKATTLEWTTAFLKYIQEQHGDSMKQVFLAGLQKSILSYLGFHSQLLCK